One genomic window of Nitrospirota bacterium includes the following:
- a CDS encoding helix-turn-helix domain-containing protein yields MKARGFSLRAIAEALGRSPSTIAREVGRNSSPSYMLYMSHRAHDRA; encoded by the coding sequence TTGAAGGCAAGGGGTTTTAGCCTGAGGGCGATTGCAGAGGCGTTAGGACGGTCGCCGAGCACCATAGCACGGGAGGTGGGGCGTAACAGTTCACCGTCCTATATGCTCTATATGAGCCATAGGGCACACGATAGGGCG